Genomic segment of Synchiropus splendidus isolate RoL2022-P1 chromosome 4, RoL_Sspl_1.0, whole genome shotgun sequence:
GTCTTCATATCatattatattgttatatatGTGTGACATAAATCTGAGGTTCCGCCCCCTCTAAACTGAGCGCACTGTTTAGTTCACAAGCGAGGATGTAGCATAGTTGATGTGATGATAAATGGACTCTCCAATGTGTTAATGCAGAATTCTATGTTTATTAGAAACCGTTTCAACAAACATTTGATCTTTATACACAGCAACTGGCGACTCGTGAACGTTCTATGAAACGCAGCTGGTCATCAGAGTGATGAGCAGGCTCGACCACGGGCTCCACCGAGCCACAGAAAACAGACATCTCTCGTTGCACGTTGACCAAAAGATGAACTCTAGCTCTTCTGCAGTGGCGGACGTCGGAGCCgctcaaaaataaaagaaaagaaaagagaaactgTACATAAACTCTGCGTCTACACAACCCTAGCTACGGTCAGTGCTTCTAAACAAGTGCAGGGTCAAGTTGAGCTTTCAACCATCAGAAAAATaactcctccttcttctttacTGTCAGCTATGTGCTGGACATTGTTgatctttttcttcttgttttacacAGAGtgctattttattaatttatttttacacattttctgttaattttttttgtcaataacaGTAAAACTCTCTTTACTTACAGTCGGACACATCAAGTTTTCCTGACGCTTTTCTCCACCGCTTACGTATGCATAGATGACCGAGGAGGACAAGGAGAtgtggggagagagagagtaaaACTGAAACTCCCCCATGACCTGATTCACCTCCATTGTTTAATCCCTTTCTCCTCCAccgcctccctctcctcctctaccCCCTCTCCTGAAGCTTTGGCCTGGAAACTTAGTTCCACAGTTTGAGGAAACTGTCCCAGGATCCTGTGCAGACACCCATTCCATCCTCAGGAACGCCGGTGCAGCTCACTCTGTTGTCGTGGCCGGAGAGAAcacctgtggaggagaagaCAACAGGGTGTGAGTGGAGGAGCGTGATGGAGAAGagtgggaggaaggaaggaagggtggagtgaggatggatggatgggtgggtggataggtggatggatggatggaagaatgacAGAATGAAAGCAAGATGCCGATAGGGAGGAAGAATGAAGGATGGATTCAGGGTGCATGTCAGAAAGGAAGTAAAGAAGGATGGAGGAGACCGAGGACAGATGTatggaagaaagaaagacagagagagggaggaagaataGAAGGAAGGATAGAGGGTGAGTGTGTGAAAGGAAGGAAGGTTGGAAGATTGGAACAAAGGAAGGGGTaagggagggatgaagaatgGAAAAAAGGGGGAGTGTGAGAGGGTtgacggaaggaaggaaggaagtataGTGGTAAGGGGAAGGTAGGGAGGAATGAAGAATGGAATCAGGAAATGGAGAAGGTGGATAGGAGTAAGTGAGGAAGGGAAGCACAAAGGCAGGGAGGaagatagaaagaaagaaaaaggaagactCTGGGAGCGAAGAAGGAGGTTGAAAGAAAGATGGCAGAGTGAGGAAGGATGGATTTAGAATGGATCGAAAGATGTAAGGTGAGTgggagaaaggaaggaaggtagGTAGGAAGGCAGGAGGGATGGAGGCTTGAAAGTTAGAACGAAAGAAGAGGTAAGGGTTAAGCATGGAAAAAGAAGGGTGGGTGCAAGCAAAGAAGGTataaagaaaggaaggaaagaatgAAAGGGGAGTGCGGGagggatgaaagaaagaaagaaagagagaaagaaggaaacAAAGTCGGCAGAGTAACCACTCAGCCACTCTCTGAACCTTCAGCGAGTCACTGGTCTCAGCTCCACTTCCCTTCCCAGCCTGGAGCGAGTCACTCACCGACTTTCTCGCCCTTCAGTGAGTCCCAGATGTGGCAGTTGAAGTCGTCGTATCCAGCAAAGATCAGACGTCCAGAGTTGGAGAGGGCCAGAGATGTGACGCCGGCGTTGAGGCTGGAGTCCTGGTATCCGTTCACCTCCTGGTCGGAGCGCAGGTCGTACATCTTACAGCTGCAGTCGTCGGAGCCGGTGACGATGGCATTGGCGTTCGGGAAGAACTGTGGAGAGCCGCTCATGAGCCAGAGCCCCGGGAGAAGACCCTGGAGGGGTTTGAATGAGGGCTCACCGCGATGGCGTTGATGTCGCTGGTGTGGCCGCTGAAGGTTTGCTTGCAGGTTCCTTCCCTCACGTCCCACAGCTTGGCCAGAGAGTCGCAGGCTCCGGAGATGAAGAGGTTCATGTCCGGAGACAGGGCCAGAGACATGCAGTCGCCAatgtggttggtgaagatggtCTTCTGCTTTCCTGTCTCCAAATCCCACAGGCAACTGAGAGGGAACATTCGGAGTTGAGTCCGACAAGGCTCGCACGATGACAATGACTTTCAAGCTCAGGaataaagcataaaaaaatGCTCTCACCATGTGGTGTCGCCAGAGGCCGTGATGATCTCACTGTCACTGAGGAACCGGCAGCAGGAGAGGTAACCTGGTCCAACCAACCGTAGTTATCCACTGCTCCATATGTTGCATAACACG
This window contains:
- the gnb3b gene encoding guanine nucleotide-binding protein G(I)/G(S)/G(T) subunit beta-3b; the encoded protein is MAAEKAEMDKLKKECDGLRTQIEAARKAVNDGSMSAAAGSVASVGRVQLKQRKTLKGHLAKIYAMHWSADSRQMVSASQDGKLLVWDTFTGNKLVAVPLKSAWVMSVAFAPSGNLVASGGLDNICTVYNIKAASPKTLRELDAHTGYLSCCRFLSDSEIITASGDTTCCLWDLETGKQKTIFTNHIGDCMSLALSPDMNLFISGACDSLAKLWDVREGTCKQTFSGHTSDINAIAFFPNANAIVTGSDDCSCKMYDLRSDQEVNGYQDSSLNAGVTSLALSNSGRLIFAGYDDFNCHIWDSLKGEKVGVLSGHDNRVSCTGVPEDGMGVCTGSWDSFLKLWN